A window from Flavobacterium gyeonganense encodes these proteins:
- a CDS encoding glycoside hydrolase family 28 protein, with translation MKIKNIILILFFITGLNSVFANDGWLNILNEGGNNKGVKCTEAIQGAIEKASKNGGGTIFFPAGEYLTGALKLKSNITIHLDSGALLKFSENFDDYLPYVEMRYEGIVMQSFSPLFYAKDVENITIKGRGVIDGQGKAWWNEVYRIETAKGPIPETKYQKMWTEQNKGIVYEPYYKRTIDKHFFRPSFFQAYNCKNILIEGVTFKNSPFWTINPEFCDNVTVTGITINNPHSPNTDGINPSSCTNVHISNCHISVGDDCITIKSGRDADGRKYGKATENVTITNCTMLSGHGGVVIGSEMSGGIKKITISNCVFDGTDRGIRIKSARGRGGVVEDIRVDNIVMKNIKEEAIILDLFYDKDNPVEPVTERTPIFRNIHISNVTGGNVNKAGFVRGIVEMPIQNITFSNINMDGKEGFTINTATDVEFHDVKVNATVGSSFKITDAKNLILDNVGSSTPIKGVPVIKIDNASNIMINNNFPFNATDIFIEANGKDTKNIFLKNNVFNNVTTVVKKGKDLDKKAITE, from the coding sequence ATGAAAATCAAAAATATCATACTAATACTCTTCTTCATCACAGGACTGAACTCAGTTTTCGCAAATGACGGCTGGCTAAACATCCTCAACGAAGGCGGAAACAACAAAGGGGTAAAATGTACCGAAGCCATTCAGGGTGCTATCGAAAAAGCATCTAAAAATGGAGGCGGAACCATCTTTTTTCCAGCCGGAGAATATTTAACAGGCGCTTTAAAACTAAAAAGCAACATCACCATCCATTTGGATTCAGGTGCACTTTTAAAATTTTCAGAGAATTTCGATGACTACCTTCCGTACGTAGAAATGCGTTATGAAGGAATCGTGATGCAGTCTTTCTCCCCATTATTTTACGCCAAAGACGTCGAAAACATCACCATCAAAGGAAGAGGTGTAATCGACGGACAAGGAAAAGCGTGGTGGAATGAAGTGTACCGAATTGAAACTGCCAAAGGCCCGATCCCGGAAACCAAATACCAAAAAATGTGGACCGAGCAAAACAAAGGAATCGTATACGAGCCTTACTATAAAAGAACGATTGACAAACACTTTTTCAGACCTTCTTTTTTTCAGGCCTACAATTGCAAAAACATTTTAATCGAAGGCGTAACTTTCAAAAATTCGCCTTTTTGGACGATAAATCCAGAATTTTGCGACAACGTAACCGTAACCGGAATTACAATTAACAATCCGCATTCCCCAAACACAGACGGAATCAACCCTTCTTCCTGCACCAACGTTCACATTTCAAATTGCCACATCAGCGTGGGCGATGACTGTATCACCATCAAATCGGGTCGCGATGCAGACGGTCGTAAATACGGAAAAGCAACCGAAAACGTAACCATCACAAACTGCACAATGTTAAGCGGTCACGGCGGTGTCGTTATCGGAAGTGAAATGTCAGGCGGAATCAAAAAAATCACGATATCCAACTGTGTTTTCGACGGAACCGATCGTGGAATCCGTATCAAATCAGCTCGCGGTCGTGGCGGAGTGGTCGAGGACATTCGCGTGGATAATATCGTAATGAAAAACATCAAAGAAGAAGCGATTATTCTGGATCTTTTCTATGACAAAGACAATCCCGTAGAGCCAGTTACAGAGCGTACGCCGATTTTCAGAAACATCCACATCAGCAATGTTACGGGCGGAAACGTCAACAAAGCCGGCTTCGTTCGCGGAATTGTTGAAATGCCAATCCAGAACATCACGTTCTCCAACATCAATATGGACGGCAAGGAAGGTTTCACCATAAACACGGCGACCGATGTCGAATTTCATGACGTAAAAGTCAATGCAACCGTGGGTTCCTCTTTCAAAATCACCGATGCTAAAAACCTGATTCTGGACAACGTAGGTTCATCGACACCCATAAAAGGAGTTCCGGTTATCAAAATCGACAACGCCTCAAATATTATGATCAACAACAATTTTCCATTCAACGCCACCGATATTTTCATCGAGGCCAATGGAAAAGACACCAAAAATATTTTCCTTAAAAACAATGTGTTCAACAATGTGACTACAGTTGTGAAAAAAGGAAAAGACCTGGATAAAAAAGCAATTACAGAATAA